CATCAGTGACGGCAAACAAATGGAGTCCCCCCGTGGGTGATTAGAGAGAAGGAgcatggaaaaaggaaatactCGAAGCGCAGTTGGTAGTCGgggtacgaccatttgatatTAGCATTGCGCACCATCAATCCTAGGGACTAAGGATACGAATGGAGCTGAACAATTTTGTCGAGTTATTTTTGGTTTATCATTATTTGATTATCATTATAATAAGCATACTGGTGTAATTATATGGTATacttttatttgttgttgaattATAAGTATACTTGTATGGATTTAGCAAAATGTGCttattttgcttcttcttgtggCTTTGAATTAACTTCAGAAGCTTTTTATGTGTTCCAAGAGTTAGGAATAGTTTTATGTCTCAACTTTCAAACTATAATTGATTATTATTTGCGCATTCTCGTTACTCTCACCGTTACTACTTAATGGTGCTGAACTCCAGTACCACGTTTACTATAAATTCGCCGTCCATTGCACAACTTGCTCATGGTGACCATGCTACTCTATGGTTTCTAGAtggatttcaattttgcaaCATCGCCAATGAAATTCCTCGCTCGGGAACTTGTGATGCTGTTGTATAGAAAATTTGGTGAATGTTTCCagcgaagcaaacaaatattTGTGGCCAACGAATAAGGGCACAAGTTTGtggtcgtttccgtttttccatcTCGCTTCTCTCAGCCCATGCTGCTCGTGGTTTTGAAGTGAGCTGCTCTCAAACCGTGTGTGAACGCGCAAACCGCGCCGGCGGAAAAAGCAATAGCATGAGCACGAGCTCGGAAAAGTTCTGCGAAAAAGCATAGCGCAGCATACTACGCGTCATGTTCTGGCACGCGATTCTAACCTCAATCAACGAGCTCGAGCGCATACATGGCACATCCGGTCCATGGCAGGGTACGTATTGTGAAAGATTGCGTTTCTGTTCGTTTGACTAGCGGGGTGGTTTGCGGAGGCTCGTCtcgcacgcgcgtgtgtgttccagCACAATGCCAGACAGTAAGGACAGAGCGGGGATACCTTGTACTATTGCGCTTAGTCTCGAGGGCAATTGTGTGGCTCTTAGAAGGACTTCACGCTTGCCATTGAAACGTTTTATGGTTTGAAATTTCCTCAGAAATGCGATCTGCCATTGTTAATAAGCTTATGATAGCTTATCACGTTTCACCGCCCAAGTTTCAGTTGCAAATGTAGACTGTTTTCCTGAAGTACAATCGCTattgttgaaatgaaaaacgcgatcatcattatcgcgTTACTGTCCCAAACAGAACCCCCAGACACATCCTCTGGTCTGATCTGCAAAAATCATCGTTTCAGTCCGTTGACCACGGACCGGGCGTTAACTCGAATGAAGAGGAGTAAAGTAGTGACTCTAGTTTAGCTTTAATAATGGTCGTTACCGTAATAAGTGTCCACGattttatccagaacaaaaaaaccccacaATTTgcgcttatcatcatcatcgtcatcatcatcatcatcggccccAGGGAACGCTCATGTGCTCTGCAGTATGATAAGAGCAAACAAGATAAGAACATGTAATCCTCAACCGGAAAAAAACGTTGCAACAATCGCATGCTGCtaagggaggagagagagagggtacaCATTAGAACAGATAATTCGCATGGCCTGTGCAACGGTTCTGGGCAACGGCGCTAGGTTAGATCCGCGATCCGGCTACCCCAGACATCAACTCTCCACAAACTCCTCCACCAGCACTAGCAACGAAACCCCCGAAGCGCCGTAACAACACGAATCAGTTTAATTGAGCAAATGCCTTCGCAAATATGCTCGGTTCACCCTTGCCcctggtgtttttttttgcgttcgtGCACCTCGGAAGATCGTCTCCCCGAGATTCATGCTATCTGATCACGCACCGGCTGATAAGAGGCTCGGTGCGGTTCATGCCATTGGTTTGCCGGTTCACAGTGGCACGTTTCGTGGTGGCCCCGGTCGGGCGGGTTGGTCGGAGTGTACGACCGATGGAGCAGTTGTTAATGGAGATATTGTGCTGTGCTCACCGccagccatcaccaccatcacggccGGTGCTACCCTGTTACCGATGTCGGAAGTGTGGCGAATGCCGGAGAACGTGACCGTCCGTACGGCAtgttgtttcgttcgttcgaatgcCGCTCATGATGGCGTCCCCCCGGTCCGAGTTGCCATAAGCTGTAGCCGAGGTTAATAGATTACACCGGCGGTGCCCCTGAGCCCTGTGTGTTGCGGAAGATCTTGAGAAGGTGTCTTCAGAATGATTTACGTAGCCGATTGTTTTGGAGAGGGGTTTGATAAACGAAGCAACGAGGCTGATGTAGATGCCACACTCAATTCCACTATCGTGAtatcgtttttggtttttcattaaGAGAATCAATTGGGGCAAATGCTCATGGGGGAAGTGGGTTCGAGTAGACGTGATTGCTTTGGGTCAATCTATTTGAACTCTGgtggtagccagccagccccccTTTCTATGTGGATGCTTCGCGTGATTCACACTCTCTGGCACATTTgaagtgaccgaccgaccgtcttCTTGTTCCTCTAGAAAGTGTAAACTGCTTTGGCCTTCAAGCAAGCGCTATACAATGCAGCTTGTTTGCGCGGCAGCAAGCGGTATCACGTTGAGATCTGGTCAtccgatgaagaagaaaccgtCATCCGGTGGTGCGGCTGTTATTGTGTTTAGCGTTGGTACGAGAAAATtacgccctccccccccccccccactatATGACGGTAGCCCCGCGACTTCTCCCTGCTGCATTGCGTGCTGGTGCATAATGTGCTAGAATGTAATTTTGCGCTTCAATTGGTTAGTTTATTACTGTCACCGCCGTTCTCTGCctatcgtcctcctcctccttcgccacTCAACTCGCCCAGCACCTGATTATCTCACTTGGAACCATGGATCCAGGCGGAGGCGCCgacttctttctctctgtcctcCTCTCCGTCAACCTTTCGGTGTAcggctaaaagtgcattccatGAGAGATGTTCATGGGGCGTATGTGGTCCTGAAAGGACTGCCATGTACACAAGCGTCACTACCACGCCGCCCGCGAACAAGCTTCTTTCGTAGATTGACTCTTATCTCTCTCGCCGCTTTTAATGCACCCGCAGTATCACTAGCGTCACTCTAACGACGTTATTGTTTCAGGCCCCGTCATCAGAGGCCGATATGTAGACGACATGCAAGCAAGCTACCAAGCAAGCAGGCAGGGTATAGAAGACCTGCACTGTTTGTCAGCCAGTAAGCACACCAACCTTGGAGCGGAGTGGCGGAAGGTGGCTAATTAgctttgaaattcaattaaaaactttaccacacatacacacacacacttgcgccTTTCTCTGGCAGCAATCGAGAAGATAAGCCTCAAGTCCTCAAGTAGAGAGTGGAGTAGAGGGTTGGTTTCGAGTGCGAAATGAAGTATGCAACCCTCGCGGGTACCAGTATCAGCGGCAGTGTGTGATCTAGTACAAAATAAAACCAGCTGGCTGGGTTGTTGAGGCTGAACTGGAGGGTGGACAGGGGAAAAACGTTGTAAACCAATATCATCGTGGTGAAAGCACTCATCATGAGCACGATGATATGCAAATTAACCTTTTATGTAGCTTGCGATAGTCGCAAAACGGTCGCGTCTTCGAGGGGCGCCAACTGCATCCAAAGGGTAGGGTTatggcttttttttcctgattTTAATAATCAGCGAGTTAAACGTTTGGCAGTAAAACGGTCGGTCTCAAATTCTAAATTGAATCATTTGCCATATTTTCCATACAAACAACGCGGgtcttgctgctgcaccgtaaTGTGGACTGCATGAAGTGGAAATGGCAACCTTTGGAATCACGACCACGTTAGTGGACGGCATGAATTGGGAAAGTGACTTCCTCGGTATTAAAAATTGGTGCTGTGTATTAAAAATTGGTGTCTTTAATTCACTAAGGTTTTCTTTTTGAGCTTATTTGAATACACTTGAAGTTTGAAGTGTGAGATCCAATAACTATAAGGATTATAAGGAAAGAAAAGTTGAAAACGTTTCCGCTAACAACGTAGAACCAACCTATAAAAAGTATCCTTCAATCGAAGGAACAGATGTTTCAAAGAGGGTAAAATGATCTATACTCATTTCTATACCTATGTCTCTTCTCCTGTTTTGcacaaaataatattaaacTTACTTGCGATTGCGAGGTGCCAGTACTGGTAAACGTTATTGTTGCAAAACCTTTAGAAAtcatcaatttcaatcaattctcAAATCCTTTCTTCCTACAATAACTACAAGACACGCCACCATCATTTGCCAATTGTTTTCAAACTAATATTTTAACTTCGTAAGATAAAACGTTTTACGCTCACAAAGCTTTAAAGTATTTACAGCTAAAGAATCAAGTGTTGAGTTCGTACATTCACGAGATATTGTCTGTACTTAACGAATTAGAGATGAgtgaaaaataataagaaactATCGCCGTGATAACGATTTATCATCGCCGTTATCTACTCCGGCAGTGAAATGCAAAGAGCACAACAATGACGAATAATCCATTGCACTAGGATCACGTTTACTGGTCCGCTAAGCCTTTAGGGTATACTATCTTTATCTCACTGGTACGTAATCCTGCAGTAGCGTCGGTGTAGCAGCAAATCCCTCTCAACACCGGACACGAATGGTTGAAATCACGGTTCCGATTATATATGACTCGACATAAATAAACCAAGAAGGACGTTCCGTTGTTTGCTTCTGAACCACCTGCGTTGTTATCGTTATCTGTTGTCCATGTTGTTGTCAGCCGGATTATGTTATGCCGGGAGCACGACGATGTGGCGCGATGCCCTGTTACGAGGAACACTGCAAGGACGACAATGATTCCGGCACCAGCACGGATACCACGCTTTCTTTGCCGatttctcttactctctctctatctccgatgcctctttatctctctcttttaatGCTtctggtttaaaaaaaatggtttttcctttttgcagcCACATCATAACTAACCACCCTTCCGGAGTGTCGTCGCCAGCAGGTGGAGAGTGAAGCAATGCTACACAGCAGCAAGCACAATTCTCTCAGTTTTCGGGTACTCACGGCATTCCCAGTctgccgccgcagccgctgccgccatccCACCACCTCGAACGAAACATAGATTCTGATGTGCCTTCATTTCGGCTGGCCCGCGTCTCCCCGGAATCCTTCAACGACGAGCGCACATCCTTCCGATGACTTTTCGCAAACCGTATTTTCACCAACCGGGAAGAACTGACAGAGAGTTCATTCGGCATTCCTTTTAGCGCTtcttggggttttttttgggcaatATTCCAATCCGCAATCGAGCGCATCACTCGCACCCTACTGATGTCCACCAGCTTCTAACCCTTTTCGGGAATGCCATGGCCCTACGAGGGCGCCTGTATTTCGCTCCGATGGCGTTACGACACCCCATCGAACCAATGCGTATCAATCCCCGTTCATCGTTATCACCAGTGCCCGTACGCTGCTTCTGCCGGGTGCGCACTTAGAGCTAAAAATATGACAAATCACACACTTACGGAaatagaacaaacaaaacacccgTGGACGTTCCCGTGGCGGTCACCGTTGCGTTGCCTTAACGCCGCCTGATACCGACCGATGATACCAAGCGGAATGAATCGTTTGGCACACAAAAGCGTGCGTGTTTTATAGCGGCGTGAGTGAGAACACGGACTCACGGAGAGATGGTGGCTGATGGCACGATGGTGCGAAGGGGGTCAGGTCACTCTTACAGCGCCGCTTAGAATGGTTTCGGTTCCTCCGATTGCGGACGAATCGTGTTAACCGCGCAATGTTTACCGAGCTactggatggacggacggtcggttagttggtagtagcagtagtagtcgcAGCAACGCTCGCGAGTCTATTGTGACCTACCCCTGtaaccattccgttccgttcgtccatCCCGTTGCCATATCGCCATCGTGCTGGGTGTGCGCGCCCTGCGATTCCGTGTACTCGGTTATCGATGCGTTCGGCTTGTGTTTGGCTGCAGTGCGACTCTCCCGCGTCGCCCTAGATGGGTGACCGACGGGAACCACGCCGTGGCCGAGAATCTGCTGCAGTGCGAGAGAACATAGCAGCATGATTTGGGCGCTTCTAAGATGAGCCTACTCGTGCGCTCTCTCCTGATTGCTGCCCGTTTCTGAACCTTTGTCTAGTACGCTGCGCCATGTGAGCTCTCGGGCCGCCGATGCGAACCCATGTTTGTTTTCCCATGAGAATGAATTTTCCGCTGGCGCTTCCGCTCTCGCGGAGGAAAATGGGTGCCCGATGTTGCGCGTAGAACGCTTCTCTCGTTATCGGGTTGTTCGGGAATGGCTCAGGTTGACGATAAACAAACCCTTCACTCGTTAAAGGTGTAGTTATGGTAGCAGATGTAAGCATAACTATGGGTCCATTTAAATCTGAGCTTTACTTAAATATTCCTCTTAACTCATTTATTAAAATAGATTCTTTTGTAtcttccttttgttttatcaaacaGACGGTTAACATTGAAAAACCTCTCGCTGGTAATGGTTAGTAGAGACCTCAAACATCTTGATTACATCAGCcaattttatcaaataaaggatgacgatttcgatttcaagtCGTACGATGAATTCATGGAGATGGAAGATACGATTGAACGATCGTTGTCTTTTGGCATGGAGTGGACAGCTGACAAGGTAacacgttttttttaatttgaaacatGAATCGCTTTAACATCCTTCACATGTACTATGTTTTAGATAAATGTTTTACATCCCGAGCAAACTGGAGTACACGTTGCTTGTTTCGATTTATcatcgctgctgcagcatggtCCCGATGTTTGCCTTGATTGCCACGTTACCTATAGGGTCGCTACGATTGAGAAAGAGTGCGTAGAACTACAGCTAAACGTGGGACCGTTGACTATACCGCGTACGCAGCTCTACAGTACCGCCCTTTCCATACAGCTGTTCAGCGAAGGGGAAACATATCGCGATTTACTGACCATTACTTGCACATCCGAACAGCTTGCAATAGAAATCAGTTACAAGTCGGCGCACGTCGGCATTGGCTTAAAAGACTTTTTTGTCGGTAGATTAGGGTTTGCCGAAGTGCTATCAAGCGTGGAAGATCGAAGTTTACTATATTGCGGCGATAATTCATACTGGCAGGGTACGCTGATAAGGTTGGATCGATTGATTGACCAACGCATGAAGGCGAAACTATACTGCAGGTAAAATGTGCCGACTGTGCACTGTTCTGCATCATGTTTTTAatgtattttcttttccaattcaAAACCCCAGATTCCTTCATCAACTGGCTACATTAGTTCAGTCAATATATTCGGACTATGAAGAGATCTGTACGGTCAGGATCTGCGCTACCAACGAGAACGGTACCGCATCTGAACTGAAACAACGTCTACTAGAAGAACTTAGCACGAAACTAGACCATCCAACCAACGTGGACGAATGTAGGCGGAGGGAGTTCTGCACGGATATCATTTATTGCTCGTTGTCAACGATAGCCCGAGACCGCGATGATAGTGACACTAGTTAACACTAACCAAATCTTGCCCATCACCATTTCCACGATTGTCGATGCCAACGTGAACTCCAACCAACGGTGGATTGCGTCTCGCCAACGACGGTGCTCCGGGCGCGGGTACTTCAGGGTTTGCTTCGAGAGTCAGGTAAGGCTCGGGATCCTTGGCATGTTCGGCATCCTTCAGGATATCGACGTAGATGGAAACTGCTGGATTCTCGTTGTCCGGAATGTAGTGTGAGTTGCTCGATACAATACTGTCCGAATCGGGAGCCACCATCCTCTTGTTGGTGTCGGACAGCAACGGGACGGCACTCGCCGCTACCAGTACAGCCATAACAAGTGTCGCTAACAGGAGCGTTCTAGCCATTTTCTTCGTACCTTTTGTGTTgtaaggaaggaaaaactgtTTAATTCCTGGCACTAACTATCTGTATGAAGTGTAATTTAGAAAAACGGGTCTGCCCGTTTGGGAGACCTTCTTATAAGCCGTTCCCGGGTTGTAAAAAGATGACTTCTTATCTTTTTATTGAGTGTCCATGGTATTTTTGGATGCACATGTTCGATAGATAGCCGGGGTAATCTTCAGCAGCGATTGCCATTTTACGAAGCACGATTAAGTCCTAATTCAAGCAGCACGCGAAGCAATTGTAAATACATTCCATTTCAGAGAGGATaggattaattaaaattaggaaatgcattttgcaaTAATACAAATAGCAACAATAAAACGACTATTTTAACTTGTGTTCTTGTTTTAATATTATTATGATACTACACAACTGAAGGGGAAGGAGGTTTCCTTTGGTTAAGCTGTCACTCTATTattgtaattaatttattacttACAGCAGAGAACAGATCCGCTTTCGTTTGCCATCATTCATGGGCAATTCGAAGCTGATTTTCTGGTTTTAAGTAGAAATAGCAATCGAGTAACGTCCGTTTCAAACCAAGCGTTGCGACTGTTGTAGAGCTCGTTTTCGGTTTATATAGAGCCTAGTTGAAAAGTTGAGTTAAGTGGCTTGAATCGCTCAGTCAAGCAATCCTTTTCTTGCGAAATTCccttcgaagaagaagaaaaaaaaacgcgccgccgcaagaagaaaaagaagaaaaaatttCCGCGCTCGGCGAGTTTCGAGCGGCGAACCCGTCTTGCTAAACGCGCGCGGAATTGTTCACAAAAACCCCTAAATAAACCCCTAAATAACCCTAAATAACCCCTAAATAGCGAATTTATTTGAGTAAGTGCAAAATAATTttggaaaaccggaaaaatggttgaacCGGCGGAGCATTTCTTGAAGTAAAGATTGGAAATAAACCCCTGAAACCTATCTAACATCACCTCGTCCCACAAAGTGATGCGCTGAACGCGCCCCTCACTTATCAGCTCGTACACTTTTGGGCGATTGTTGGGATGTTGTTGCTTGCTGGTGAGCTATTTTGATCGCGCGATACAGAGAACAGTAATCATTCCATTGTCCCTCGCACACGCCGGTAAAGATCAAGAATGTCAAGCGACCAAAGTGCAAATGTGGAGCTGATAAAGAAACACATCGGAGAGTACCCGGacttccccaaaaagggcatCCTCTTCAAGTATGTATCCGCCCAGGGCGGTTTCTCGTGGCTCACCGGACTTATCATCCAACGCATTTTTCTAGGGACATCTTCACGGCACTCCGGAATGGGGAGGTGTGTAAGGCCATCAAGAGCGTGCTGCTGGCGTACGTTCGCGAGAACTGTCCGGATGTGCAGGTGATCGTCGGACTGGAAGCACGCGGGTTTCTATTCAGTTTACTGATAGCGGCCGAACTAGGAATTGCATCGGTTCCGATACGCAAGAAGGGTAAACTACCGGGAACGTGCGCACGCCAGGAATACGTGCTGGAGTACGGAACGGTACGTACCGCGTGGACTCATCCCGTGCGAAGGCAACCAGACAATAATGCTCTTTTATTCATTGTTGTAGGATGTGTTCGAGATACAGCAAGGCAGCATAACTCCCGGTCAAAAGGTGTTGATCATCGACGATCtgttggccaccggtggtacgATGACGGCTGCGAACTTGCTGGTACAGCAGATCGGAGGCATCGTCGAATGCAATCTCGTCATTCTAGAGCTGACGCAGCTCGGAGGAAGAAAGAAGTTGGAAGCCAGCGGAGCGACCGTACATTCCTTTATACATTACGACGATATCGAGTAACAGTCTGGTCCGGGACTGGATCCCTGTTTCACagttcttccttcttcgtctCCATCTCCCGCTGGAAAACACTCTCTTAACggaagcagctgaagcagaaaaaagaccAAAAATGTAATTTAGCATCCAAACCTCGCTCGCTATTTGAGTTAGAACCAGCCGATTTGCATCCCATTTATTCAAGTCACAGCCAATGAAGCTCAGGGCGCAGTAGGAGGATCTTTTATGAAAGCTTTACGATGTTGTCTGTATTGTTATTTCCGCGGTGAATAAACACCATTTTAAAACTGCACCTCAATTCGTCCAACAGATTCTGTACGGTTGctaaaatgtttgaaaatttttGCTTCGCTTATGCCGCAGATCAGCTTGCTCGTGTTGGTGTCTGCGATCTTCAGTCGCACCAGTGAGAGAACcaaacagaagagagagagcgaaaggtatttttttatgatcctcGCCTTATGTGGCTGCACAGCATAAAGGTTCACCGCGATCATGGTACCGTGATCGCTGGAAGAGGTGGCTATGGCGGCTAAGCCGGAGGTTTCAGTTTCGTACGAGAAGCCGTGTCGATCGGGCCACCGTCGTGTTGCGTTCAGTTAAGCGAAGGTTGGTTGCAACGTTTGCAGAAATCGCAGGTTTCGTCGTGATTGTACGTTCCACTTCAAGAGAAGGGGCCCGTCATCTTTACCTGCCTCGGACGGTCGGTGATCACCCGTTCTCTTGCGCTTTCGATCCTCTGAAGACGTGTATTCTTAAGAAATTTTGTGCGCGTGTTAGTGTTCGCCGCAAGTAGTGTTAGTGGACAGGAGTGGTGGCTGATGAtcgttgttttcgttctttGCGATCTTGCCGTTTCTTGTGTTGAATTTTAACAACTcttactactgctgatgctaATGCGATCCCCACGATCCCTGGATCCAAAGAAGCATTAGCGAATCACGTAGAGATCATATGAGAGACGGTGCCTTCCTCCAGCCCAACGGTTCATGATCGACCCAGTCTGTACGGGAAGACGAGTGAAATCGATCCACcggactgactgaccgacTGGAAAAGTGTGTTAAATTCGTATGAAAAGAATTCCTCCCCGTTGCCGCGGTAACGGTACGCACCATCGAGATGCAGTAAATTAGGAAAAGTACCCCAAAGTAGCGCGCGCACCCGTTCTCTGCGGTATGCATGATTTGCAAACGCGAGGAAAACCTTTAAAAAACACGGAACCACGGCGAGCCAGCCagtaagcaagcaagcaagcaggtCAGAGCATCGGCAGGGGGCACCCAAGAATCGAGGCCGTAGAGGGAAGAATGGCGCCGTAAAAGCGTGTGGTGTTTTGACTTTTTGCTTATTCCGTGGGAACCCCACGGCCTgcaacggaaatggaaatttcaaCAATCGTACCCCGCGTTGCCGTTAGCCCGTTGTTGCCGGATGGAAGGTGGTAGACGCGGTCATATCGGCACTACGCCGCAAACACAGAATTCGTCCTTCACGGGTTACTGGTTAAGTCACTCAGAACGGCCCCACGACAATCCCAAGAAGTGAAGAGTTGCTTTCGCGAAAGGATAAAAATGCATTCCTTATACGGTGGGGATGAATACCGACAACAAATCGAGTGGAACACCTTCAAACCAAACGGCCTTGGCCACTAATGTGCAGTCTACAAGCCGCATATTATCTAggtttgttaaaaaaaataagattTCAATCGATTCAAGTTGACGTATTTATACGCTTCACGGAGTTCAACTCGGAGTCGGAATTCCAAAAGCTCTCGGTACTGCGGAATCCATTCGCCGAACCATGATTCATGAAGCTCTTCATTGCGATGATCAGCATGAGATGGTGGAGATGATGGTGTGGCCGGTTCTCCAGCCGTGGAGTCCGTAAGTGCATGTGATCGCATGACGACGCCATGATGTtgtctctcttctccttttgGCACCCGCGGCATAAGcctgtgtgcttgtgtgtacCGGGCTCTTTGTGTCGTTCGTTCCTGACCTGATCAGGGGCTGGTTGAGCTGTAGAAAGGAGGAACCTAAAGAAGAACCACCTGACATGAACCGTCTCtgctgcaccaacagcaactccAGAGCAGCGATCGTTCGTTGGTTACGCCGTTTTGACTTTTGCTGCTCTTCCCACCAGACAGAGGCATGCGAGACGTTCTCTTCTCCTGACTGCTGAATGTAGTGTGCTGGTGCAATGAGAAGATCGAGTTGAAGATCGTGTTGGTGGCGATCTTCTCTTTGCACACATATACTCTccaatccagcagcagcagctgcgatcgatcgaaatccgAATTGAGTGTATTGGAAGAATGTAAACAAATGGCACTTTCGAAAGAAGCTCCCAGCACGGTTTGGGAAAGGTACGATCGCGGTTTTCGGGACGGGGCAATTCGGGAGATTCCTAGATTCGAGTGTTAGTCCATTAATCAAATTgacagcggcagtagcagacTGTACACCTCGAcacagagcgagaaagagcgagaaacagagagagatcGGTAACGTGGCACGGAAGATAGTCTCCGCCATCGTGTCGTGTACCCTTTGGGGTCCGCTGGAAACGAGGTCAAATAGAAGAGAACCTGCGGTTCCAAGatgcgagaagaaaaaaaaacggggaactGCGTATCGGTAGTAGGTGCCTAGTTTACACGCTCAGACGGAGACGTATATAGAGCCTCTATAGAGGCTCTAGCGAACACGATCATTGAGGGCGTTCATGATCTTACCCACGGCGCATTAGAAGCATAAGATGTGATGAACTATCACCGTATggctgtttgtggtggtgt
This sequence is a window from Anopheles darlingi chromosome 3, idAnoDarlMG_H_01, whole genome shotgun sequence. Protein-coding genes within it:
- the LOC125957214 gene encoding uncharacterized protein LOC125957214; amino-acid sequence: MSAVIAYCFCLFGRAFPGFRGKKGMSPHDAEIPKSLQNQLIFSEKLHLDRRTIVVYGVTRDLRLLELQKKNVNGSVSLGISTPTTASAGFFEDTSVEMETADAEATETEQHPRTIKVHMFCANDGASRTRFILVQLDRTLIVVERSDPRTLVVHSRYDEFRQFSFVDHPHRPGACAVRIELDQQLRVEPIVTDFLGGPVAPGIELEARISCFDEVLKMLKQHTAERKVELRTAQLTVSQLFNDIHQSQKIVPDALRCSDPEGMLPLVRYGEVWKRIHNDRLVIGVPLYNCTYERRLTLKNLSLVMVSRDLKHLDYISQFYQIKDDDFDFKSYDEFMEMEDTIERSLSFGMEWTADKINVLHPEQTGVHVACFDLSSLLQHGPDVCLDCHVTYRVATIEKECVELQLNVGPLTIPRTQLYSTALSIQLFSEGETYRDLLTITCTSEQLAIEISYKSAHVGIGLKDFFVGRLGFAEVLSSVEDRSLLYCGDNSYWQGTLIRLDRLIDQRMKAKLYCRFLHQLATLVQSIYSDYEEICTVRICATNENGTASELKQRLLEELSTKLDHPTNVDECRRREFCTDIIYCSLSTIARDRDDSDTS
- the LOC125957237 gene encoding adenine phosphoribosyltransferase, translating into MSSDQSANVELIKKHIGEYPDFPKKGILFKDIFTALRNGEVCKAIKSVLLAYVRENCPDVQVIVGLEARGFLFSLLIAAELGIASVPIRKKGKLPGTCARQEYVLEYGTDVFEIQQGSITPGQKVLIIDDLLATGGTMTAANLLVQQIGGIVECNLVILELTQLGGRKKLEASGATVHSFIHYDDIE